One Bradyrhizobium sp. CCGB12 genomic window carries:
- a CDS encoding DNA methyltransferase, whose product MRLSWNEIRARAARFADDWADAAYEKGETQSFYNDFFEVFGVKRRKVASFEQPVKLLGTKRGFIDLFWKGVLLVEQKSAGLDLSRAKSQALDYFPGLRDAELPRFILVSDFQTFELFDLEEDSAVAFRLSDLPANIEQFGFILGVQKRSFKDQDPVNVEASEIMGRLHDSLEAAGYDGHDLERLLVRLVFCLFADDTGIFEPRGIFLDLIQLRTQEDGSDTGRTLIELFDVLNQLESKRQKTLDEDLAAFPYINGQLFAERLPTPAFDLKMRALLIEACEFNWGAVSPAIFGSLFQSVMNAKERRASGAHYTTEKNIMKVIQPLFLDDLRAELERLRIHRGTRRDAELRAFHDRLSKLTFFDPACGCGNFLVIAYRELRMLEIELLKLLNPKGQRVLDVKALSRIDVDQFYGIEISEFPALIAETALWMMDHILNNRLSLEFGEGFTRIPLKNSPHIHCADALEKDWAQVLSPSECSFVLGNPPFIGQSFQSAVQRQQMARLVGSGRGGSLDYVSGWFIKAGEYVRSSKAHIGFVATNSITQGEQVAQLWPILFQRHHLEIAFAHRTFAWGSDARGVAHVHVVILGLTPRSDEPQQKRLFSYSDLKGDPVESHHASLAPYLFDASRLGNRHLVVDDRRTPLSAPRPMRMGSKIVDGGHYIFNDEQRSEFLKLEPTAAPYMRPFIGSVEYINGRNRWILRLEGVSPQTLRSMPQALKRIAAVKRFRAGSKKAKTRALADLPTSFEVTTVPTSDFLCIPEVSSERREYVPIGFLQAPTIPSNLVQTLLNADLWEFAILTSRMHMSWLRNIGGRLKSDYRYSIGIVYNSFPWPIADENVKLRLRSLAQAILDARAAHAGATLADLYDPDSMPSPLRRAHQALDLAVDRLYRPAAFAEDRERVEHLFGLYEALVAPITAGLKPAGRKSLSKA is encoded by the coding sequence ATGCGTCTTTCTTGGAATGAAATCCGAGCCCGCGCAGCTCGTTTTGCTGACGACTGGGCCGACGCGGCTTATGAAAAAGGCGAGACCCAGAGTTTCTATAATGACTTCTTCGAAGTCTTTGGAGTCAAGCGGCGCAAGGTCGCGAGCTTTGAACAGCCTGTAAAACTACTAGGTACTAAACGTGGCTTCATCGATTTATTCTGGAAAGGCGTCCTCCTGGTCGAGCAAAAAAGTGCCGGGCTCGACCTAAGCAGGGCGAAGAGCCAAGCGCTCGACTATTTCCCTGGGTTGAGAGATGCGGAGCTTCCGCGTTTCATTCTAGTTTCAGATTTCCAAACGTTCGAACTTTTCGATCTCGAAGAGGATTCGGCGGTTGCATTTCGCCTCTCTGATCTGCCTGCGAACATCGAGCAATTTGGATTCATTCTCGGCGTTCAAAAGCGCTCTTTTAAAGATCAGGACCCTGTCAATGTCGAAGCCTCAGAAATCATGGGGCGTTTGCATGATTCTTTGGAGGCGGCTGGATATGATGGTCACGATCTTGAAAGGTTATTGGTCCGACTTGTATTCTGCCTTTTCGCTGACGATACCGGCATCTTTGAGCCGCGGGGCATCTTTCTCGACCTCATTCAGCTTCGAACCCAGGAAGATGGCAGCGACACCGGACGAACATTGATTGAGCTGTTCGACGTGCTGAACCAGCTCGAATCAAAACGTCAGAAGACATTGGACGAAGACTTAGCGGCCTTCCCCTATATAAACGGACAACTTTTCGCTGAGCGTCTTCCGACTCCGGCCTTTGATCTGAAGATGCGCGCACTTCTTATTGAAGCCTGCGAATTCAACTGGGGGGCCGTCTCGCCGGCAATCTTCGGATCGCTGTTTCAATCTGTTATGAATGCCAAGGAACGCCGAGCAAGCGGAGCGCACTACACTACTGAAAAAAACATAATGAAGGTCATTCAACCTCTCTTTCTCGACGATTTAAGAGCTGAGTTAGAGAGATTGCGTATCCATCGAGGCACGAGACGGGACGCCGAGCTTCGGGCATTTCACGACAGGCTCTCTAAACTGACATTCTTTGATCCCGCCTGCGGCTGCGGGAATTTCTTGGTCATTGCTTACCGCGAGCTGCGAATGCTCGAAATCGAACTACTAAAGTTGCTCAATCCAAAAGGACAAAGAGTTCTAGATGTAAAAGCATTGTCTAGAATTGACGTAGACCAGTTCTATGGAATTGAGATCAGTGAGTTCCCGGCTCTCATTGCGGAGACAGCGCTTTGGATGATGGATCACATCCTGAACAATCGGCTCAGCCTTGAATTTGGTGAAGGCTTCACGCGTATCCCGCTTAAGAACTCTCCGCATATTCACTGCGCCGACGCTTTAGAGAAAGACTGGGCCCAGGTATTGTCGCCTAGCGAGTGCTCATTCGTTCTGGGCAATCCGCCCTTCATAGGCCAAAGCTTCCAAAGTGCCGTTCAAAGACAACAGATGGCACGTTTAGTAGGCAGCGGGCGAGGCGGATCGCTGGATTATGTGAGTGGCTGGTTTATCAAGGCTGGAGAATATGTGAGGTCCTCGAAAGCGCATATCGGTTTCGTCGCCACGAACTCGATTACGCAAGGCGAGCAAGTCGCTCAGCTATGGCCCATCTTGTTTCAGCGACACCATCTCGAAATCGCTTTTGCACATCGCACTTTTGCGTGGGGGTCCGATGCAAGAGGCGTCGCGCACGTTCACGTGGTCATACTGGGACTTACGCCGCGAAGTGATGAGCCACAGCAAAAGAGGCTATTTTCGTACAGTGATCTGAAAGGCGATCCGGTCGAGAGCCACCATGCATCGCTAGCCCCCTACTTGTTCGATGCGAGTCGGTTAGGAAACCGCCACTTGGTGGTTGACGACCGGCGAACTCCGCTGTCTGCGCCAAGACCGATGAGGATGGGATCAAAGATTGTAGACGGCGGCCACTATATCTTCAACGACGAGCAACGAAGCGAGTTTTTGAAGCTTGAGCCGACTGCGGCGCCTTACATGCGGCCCTTCATCGGATCAGTCGAATACATAAACGGGCGAAATCGCTGGATCCTTCGCCTGGAAGGGGTTAGTCCGCAGACGTTGCGCAGCATGCCACAGGCCCTGAAACGAATTGCCGCGGTAAAGAGGTTTCGCGCAGGGAGTAAAAAAGCAAAAACAAGGGCACTGGCCGACTTGCCTACGTCCTTCGAAGTCACGACCGTTCCGACCTCGGACTTTCTCTGCATTCCAGAGGTGAGTTCTGAGCGGCGAGAGTATGTTCCCATCGGATTTCTCCAGGCGCCAACGATACCGAGCAACTTGGTTCAGACGCTTCTCAATGCAGATCTGTGGGAGTTTGCGATTCTCACATCGAGAATGCATATGTCTTGGCTGCGCAACATCGGCGGCCGCTTAAAGAGCGATTATCGGTACTCGATAGGTATCGTATACAACTCCTTTCCATGGCCAATCGCTGACGAAAACGTCAAACTAAGGCTTCGCTCTCTAGCCCAGGCGATCTTAGACGCGCGCGCCGCGCATGCCGGCGCAACGCTTGCCGATTTATATGATCCAGACAGTATGCCGTCGCCTCTTCGGAGAGCGCACCAGGCGTTGGATTTAGCGGTTGATCGGCTCTACCGACCCGCGGCCTTCGCAGAAGATCGAGAGCGCGTCGAGCATTTATTTGGTCTTTATGAAGCTCTAGTTGCGCCAATAACCGCTGGACTCAAGCCGGCAGGAAGGAAAAGCCTGTCTAAAGCTTAG
- a CDS encoding CarD family transcriptional regulator, with translation MMLYGVAIVIAAIGLYWLWGMRKMVRMNNDPGQLMLANLLLKAGAGDDTALLSFIREERWTQVQIADRIAHALSLAQRIFAPSDYFSAKAYASTLQGRYEAFQTGQRLRSLAAVSREDVASGTGGPPRHEIELQTNSPAPPRIRERQGFEVNEFVVYPAHGVGQILAIEEQEIAGAKLELFVINFIKDKMTLRVPTAKVANVGMRKLCDSGSIQDAYRALDQPPQMSEATWAQRAQEYEAKINSGAIVAIAEVVRDLYRPTSGREQSYSERQLYGAALDRLSREVAVVEQLTEEEAVKRCESLVIASALLRRHD, from the coding sequence ATGATGCTCTACGGCGTCGCTATCGTCATCGCTGCAATCGGTCTCTATTGGCTGTGGGGCATGCGCAAGATGGTCCGGATGAACAATGATCCGGGGCAGTTGATGTTAGCCAACCTCCTGCTCAAGGCAGGCGCTGGAGACGACACAGCATTATTATCGTTCATTCGCGAGGAGCGATGGACTCAGGTCCAGATCGCCGACCGCATTGCGCATGCTCTCTCCTTAGCCCAAAGGATTTTCGCGCCGAGCGACTATTTCAGCGCAAAAGCCTATGCAAGTACATTGCAGGGTCGTTACGAGGCATTCCAAACGGGACAGCGTTTAAGGTCATTGGCGGCCGTTTCTCGTGAGGATGTCGCCTCAGGCACCGGCGGCCCGCCCCGACACGAAATAGAACTGCAGACGAATTCACCCGCGCCACCTCGAATCCGCGAGCGGCAGGGCTTTGAGGTCAACGAGTTTGTCGTCTACCCCGCTCACGGCGTCGGTCAAATCCTTGCAATAGAAGAGCAAGAAATCGCTGGAGCGAAACTGGAGTTGTTTGTCATCAACTTCATCAAGGATAAGATGACCCTCCGCGTTCCTACAGCAAAGGTCGCAAATGTCGGAATGCGCAAATTGTGCGATTCTGGAAGCATTCAAGACGCGTATCGCGCTTTGGATCAGCCGCCTCAGATGTCCGAAGCGACATGGGCCCAAAGGGCGCAGGAGTACGAAGCCAAGATCAATTCAGGAGCTATCGTTGCCATCGCGGAAGTGGTCCGTGATCTATACCGGCCAACCTCAGGCCGGGAACAGAGCTACAGTGAGCGTCAGTTGTATGGGGCGGCACTTGATCGCCTGTCCAGAGAAGTTGCCGTCGTCGAACAGCTGACAGAAGAGGAAGCTGTCAAGCGGTGTGAAAGCTTAGTGATTGCTAGCGCACTATTGAGGCGGCACGACTAG
- a CDS encoding recombinase family protein has translation MTSRQSQKRRAVPCASPFERAASGHSPIRKVRCAVYTRKSSEEGLDMDFNSLDAQRESCEAYIVSQRAEGWMAVSDRYDDGGFSGGTLDRPALKRLLAVVQAGKIDVIVVYKIDRLSRSMLDFLNLVELFERQGVTFVSVTQSFNTKDAMGRMALNILVTFAQFERELIGERIRDKVAASRKRGKWMGGWTPLGYEVRDRKLLIHQADAERVRSIFRRFVQLKSATLLARELIAANERTRYGHLIDKTLLYRILRNRVYLGEAVHKEHSYPGEHEAIIDRKLWDQAHGILKESPRKRANNSRAQTPALLKGLLFGPDGAAMSPTHTRKSGRLYRYYISQTAMKQGRSDCPVKLVPAAELERIIIDQVRMLLRCPEIIVQTWRALREQTVEVSESDVRSALFGFDELWDELFPAEQARIVQLLVERIDMHAERMDITLKIQGLTSLSAELQPQLFQQAAE, from the coding sequence ATGACGTCCCGACAATCGCAAAAGCGCCGAGCCGTCCCATGCGCCAGTCCATTCGAGCGAGCAGCCTCGGGGCACTCCCCAATCCGCAAAGTCCGCTGTGCGGTGTATACCCGCAAGTCGAGCGAAGAAGGCCTCGACATGGACTTCAACTCTCTCGATGCCCAGAGAGAGTCATGTGAAGCTTACATCGTGAGCCAGCGAGCAGAAGGATGGATGGCGGTTTCCGACCGCTACGATGATGGTGGCTTCTCGGGCGGCACCCTCGATCGACCAGCTCTGAAGCGACTTCTTGCTGTTGTCCAGGCCGGCAAGATCGACGTCATCGTCGTCTATAAGATCGACCGGCTTTCGCGGTCGATGCTCGACTTCCTCAATCTTGTCGAGCTGTTTGAACGCCAAGGGGTGACGTTCGTGTCCGTTACTCAATCCTTCAACACCAAGGATGCCATGGGTCGGATGGCGCTGAATATCCTGGTGACGTTTGCACAGTTTGAGCGCGAGCTTATTGGGGAGCGCATCCGCGACAAGGTCGCGGCCTCTCGCAAGCGTGGCAAGTGGATGGGCGGCTGGACACCACTCGGCTATGAAGTCCGCGATCGCAAATTGCTGATTCACCAAGCTGATGCCGAACGGGTACGGTCGATCTTCCGGCGCTTCGTACAGCTCAAATCTGCAACCTTGCTGGCTCGAGAGCTTATCGCTGCTAATGAGCGCACTCGGTACGGCCATCTCATCGACAAGACGCTGCTGTATAGAATTCTTCGTAACCGTGTCTATCTCGGTGAAGCAGTTCATAAGGAACACTCTTACCCAGGCGAGCATGAGGCGATCATCGATCGCAAGCTCTGGGATCAGGCGCACGGTATTCTCAAGGAAAGCCCGCGCAAGCGCGCGAACAACAGCCGGGCTCAAACCCCCGCTTTGTTGAAAGGCTTGCTCTTCGGTCCTGACGGTGCCGCAATGTCGCCAACGCACACCCGAAAGTCGGGTCGCCTTTATCGTTACTACATCAGTCAGACTGCAATGAAGCAAGGCCGATCGGATTGCCCGGTCAAGCTGGTGCCCGCTGCCGAGCTAGAGCGCATCATCATTGATCAGGTTCGTATGCTCCTTCGGTGTCCTGAAATTATCGTCCAGACCTGGCGCGCGCTGCGCGAGCAGACCGTTGAGGTCAGCGAGAGTGACGTACGGAGCGCGTTGTTCGGCTTCGACGAGCTCTGGGACGAGCTGTTTCCAGCCGAACAGGCGCGCATCGTTCAGCTGCTCGTCGAACGCATCGACATGCATGCCGAGCGAATGGACATTACCTTGAAGATCCAGGGCCTGACCTCGCTCTCCGCGGAACTGCAGCCGCAACTCTTTCAGCAGGCCGCGGAATGA
- a CDS encoding DUF2924 domain-containing protein, which yields MLAQLAALRGAPAPVLKARWRELFDTEPPAYNRRFLESRLVYRIQELAYGGLSRETTERLKAMAKQYSDQKPADRKTRPLLRPVAGTKLIREWEGVEHCVTVRYDDFEYLGRPYKSLSSVARQITGTKWNGWIFFGLKNSLGK from the coding sequence ATGCTGGCGCAATTGGCCGCCCTTAGGGGCGCCCCCGCCCCCGTTCTAAAGGCCCGCTGGCGGGAGCTTTTCGACACCGAGCCGCCCGCCTACAACCGGCGCTTCCTGGAGAGCCGACTGGTCTACCGAATACAGGAATTAGCCTATGGCGGCCTCAGCCGGGAAACCACCGAGCGGCTCAAGGCCATGGCCAAGCAGTATTCCGACCAGAAGCCGGCCGACCGCAAGACCCGACCGCTTTTGCGCCCAGTCGCCGGGACCAAGCTGATCCGCGAATGGGAAGGCGTGGAGCACTGCGTCACCGTTCGTTATGACGATTTCGAGTATCTCGGCCGTCCCTACAAATCCCTGTCCTCGGTCGCTCGCCAGATCACGGGCACGAAGTGGAACGGCTGGATCTTCTTTGGCCTGAAAAATTCGCTCGGCAAATGA
- a CDS encoding helix-turn-helix transcriptional regulator: MKVHQEQSRRLRAIEAAKYLRVSRSTLAKWRMAKIGPPHHRCGSRLVYYFVHEIDAWLATCDAAVNGQPR; this comes from the coding sequence ATGAAGGTGCATCAAGAACAAAGCCGACGGCTGCGGGCCATTGAAGCAGCAAAGTACCTTCGCGTAAGCCGATCCACGCTCGCCAAGTGGCGCATGGCCAAGATCGGGCCGCCCCACCATCGCTGTGGGTCTCGCCTAGTTTACTATTTCGTGCATGAGATCGATGCCTGGTTAGCCACCTGCGACGCCGCAGTAAATGGTCAACCACGATGA
- a CDS encoding helix-turn-helix domain-containing protein — translation MSVTPLETLLAHKVINLAAELSGAEKRVAGALIDHFNRRTGQCDPSLNTLADLIGMSRRTVMRAVARLERLSLFRRVRHGGKFHRNSYEPIWSSFREAEDRWNARRKFRKQKFASLDVSPSTGQTRHPEGDGHGHQTYSRNPPYKTLAAKRPEGSAARAAPARGLTTELPRKEFKASNSRVTTMSSSNVARIAAERRWSDNLRCELSTKVAVYGAIVDFIDEPLRSAATEAELNCRGAGLRLVLQRYRDSPVKMGDRGE, via the coding sequence ATGTCAGTCACTCCACTAGAGACGCTCCTTGCTCATAAGGTCATAAATCTGGCTGCCGAGCTCTCTGGAGCAGAAAAGCGGGTGGCTGGGGCGCTAATTGATCATTTCAACCGTCGCACCGGACAGTGCGACCCGAGCCTCAATACGCTCGCTGATCTTATTGGCATGAGCCGTCGCACGGTTATGCGTGCGGTCGCTCGTCTGGAACGGTTGAGCCTCTTTCGGAGGGTGCGACACGGTGGGAAGTTCCACCGTAATAGTTACGAGCCAATCTGGTCCTCGTTTAGAGAAGCCGAAGATCGGTGGAATGCTCGACGCAAGTTTCGGAAGCAGAAGTTCGCGTCGCTCGATGTGTCACCTTCGACGGGACAGACGCGGCATCCTGAGGGTGACGGGCATGGCCACCAAACCTATTCTAGGAATCCACCATATAAAACCTTAGCAGCCAAACGTCCTGAGGGTTCGGCCGCGCGAGCAGCGCCAGCTAGAGGCTTGACGACGGAGTTGCCGAGGAAGGAGTTCAAAGCATCCAATTCTAGAGTGACGACGATGTCTTCCTCAAACGTAGCGCGTATCGCTGCCGAACGGCGATGGAGCGATAATCTCCGATGTGAGCTGTCGACGAAGGTAGCGGTGTACGGAGCAATCGTCGATTTCATTGACGAGCCACTTCGTAGTGCTGCCACGGAAGCTGAACTCAACTGTCGCGGTGCTGGGCTGCGACTTGTCCTGCAGCGCTACCGCGATAGTCCCGTGAAGATGGGAGATCGTGGTGAATAG
- a CDS encoding site-specific DNA-methyltransferase, whose product MTHATYPEEANARLQIEYWPLDRLIPYARNARTHSQAQIAEIAGSIRAFGFSNPILVSEDADIIAGHGRLAAARKLGLTEAPVVVLRGLTEVQRRQLVLADNRIALNSGWDSKMLSLELADLSGLGADLASIGFSKKELAAALSRVESGLTDENDTPSVVEAAVSRPGDIWQLGPHRVACGDSRDAALVSSLLAGVLPQLMVTDPPYGVEYDPEWRHRRGVNNSKRTGKIRNDEIADWAPTWGLYPGEIAYVWHGALRSTIVAESLLKSGFSIRAQIIWAKERLVMSQGDYHWQHEPCWYAVRKKGNWTGDRKQTTVWNISSGGQDAETKHSTQKPVECMRRPMLNNSSPGQAVYEPFLGSGTTLIAAQSCGRICLASEIDPFFVDVAIRRWQAFTGEKAIRERDGTCFELLEKETQSAGGARDRLA is encoded by the coding sequence ATGACACACGCGACGTACCCAGAAGAAGCGAACGCGCGACTTCAAATCGAATACTGGCCGCTTGATCGGCTAATCCCCTACGCGCGCAATGCGCGCACTCATAGTCAGGCTCAGATCGCCGAGATCGCCGGCAGCATTCGCGCCTTCGGCTTTTCGAATCCGATCCTCGTCAGTGAAGATGCAGATATCATCGCGGGACACGGCCGGCTGGCCGCTGCTCGCAAGCTTGGCCTGACAGAGGCACCGGTCGTGGTCCTCCGAGGATTGACCGAGGTGCAACGCCGTCAGTTGGTGCTTGCCGACAACCGGATTGCGCTAAATTCCGGTTGGGACAGCAAGATGCTGAGCCTCGAATTGGCGGATCTATCCGGCTTGGGAGCCGATCTCGCCTCTATTGGCTTCAGCAAGAAGGAGTTGGCGGCCGCGCTTTCGCGGGTCGAGAGCGGCTTAACCGACGAGAACGACACCCCCTCGGTCGTTGAGGCCGCAGTCTCCCGACCTGGAGACATTTGGCAGCTCGGCCCCCATCGCGTTGCGTGCGGCGACAGTCGAGATGCAGCTCTCGTCAGTTCACTGCTGGCTGGAGTCTTGCCTCAATTGATGGTCACCGATCCGCCTTATGGCGTCGAGTACGACCCGGAATGGCGTCATCGTCGCGGCGTCAACAATTCCAAGCGGACCGGCAAAATCCGCAACGACGAGATCGCCGACTGGGCGCCTACCTGGGGCTTATACCCAGGCGAGATCGCTTATGTCTGGCATGGTGCTTTACGGTCGACCATCGTAGCCGAAAGCCTTCTCAAGAGCGGCTTTTCGATCCGCGCGCAGATCATCTGGGCTAAGGAGCGCTTAGTCATGAGCCAGGGAGACTATCACTGGCAGCATGAGCCCTGCTGGTATGCGGTACGGAAGAAGGGTAACTGGACTGGCGATCGCAAGCAAACGACTGTCTGGAATATCAGCAGCGGCGGGCAGGATGCCGAGACCAAGCATTCGACCCAAAAGCCGGTCGAATGCATGCGCCGGCCGATGCTGAACAACTCCAGTCCCGGACAGGCGGTATATGAACCGTTTCTTGGAAGCGGAACGACCCTGATCGCGGCGCAATCGTGTGGGCGCATCTGCTTGGCATCCGAGATCGATCCATTTTTCGTCGATGTCGCGATCCGCCGTTGGCAAGCCTTTACAGGTGAAAAAGCAATTCGCGAACGGGATGGCACGTGCTTTGAACTCCTGGAGAAGGAGACGCAGTCCGCAGGCGGCGCTCGTGATCGGCTGGCGTGA
- a CDS encoding phage terminase small subunit P27 family, with translation MTGNPGKRPLNLHEPRPEPALPECPPELNSVAKREWMRLTGELSKLGLITHLDRGALATYCGAYAMWAEAMEQIQKFGTMVKSPTGYPIQSPYLAIANRQAEIMMRIASEFGFTPASRSRISLPSQDQLPLFDGDDGEI, from the coding sequence TTGACGGGTAATCCGGGGAAGCGTCCCCTCAATTTGCACGAGCCGCGGCCCGAACCCGCGCTACCCGAATGCCCACCGGAACTCAATTCGGTTGCCAAGCGCGAATGGATGCGGCTGACCGGCGAGCTTTCCAAACTTGGTCTCATAACTCACCTAGACCGCGGCGCGCTGGCTACCTACTGCGGCGCATATGCGATGTGGGCGGAAGCGATGGAGCAAATCCAGAAGTTCGGCACGATGGTCAAATCACCGACAGGATATCCGATACAATCACCCTACCTAGCAATCGCCAACCGACAGGCGGAGATTATGATGCGGATCGCGTCGGAGTTCGGTTTCACGCCCGCAAGTCGCAGTCGGATATCCTTGCCTTCGCAAGATCAGCTACCACTCTTTGATGGGGACGATGGAGAGATCTGA
- a CDS encoding DNA/RNA helicase domain-containing protein, translating into MVAYASYTAQEFLTTSDDAIFARLVRSDAVSGFSQFSHKQGWSWGEAVRLMKSACEQLIIADVRYSDVGIVLEYRIPRREKRLDAAFLFRETIAVVEFKAGSATATSDALAQVADYCLDLAYYHAESQGRKIVPIVCSTEAQSSQVVPTSDSTLIEDTQCVGEADFAALLTRIADSDRKGTSDNISHVRWCASSYRPIPGVIETTVSLFNKHGSDDINAALADRDTIDRSMRAIEGIARESRERSQKTLCLLTGVPGAGKTLTGLRIAHSPEFLQAGWRSVFLSGNGPLLKVLKAALAADYKDHQGCTKAIAQRHAESLLHSVHAYLAEAQKTESPPSESVVIFDEAQRAWDAAKMQKMAARQRSFGAVSELSPPVTATSEPAQILEVMNRHAGGVMVVALCGSGQEIHDGEAGVGEWIAARNQSYADWRLICSPSAIERAGVDAAGVNAEVWPSMHLTSSIRSHRASEHADWVDAVLTGRPKDARQHIDHTGFPIALVRRLDDARAWLRKTTLGSRRFGLVASSGCSRLRPYGVEVAAGFRKELDYAEWFTAPRGDLRSSFALETAATEFECQGLELDRVAVCWGWDLTLCEGELLPRTFRGTNWTNVRRPREREYTINKYRVLLTRAREGMVIWVPLGDEADPTRSPLEMDRLADYLVDCGAQPIRHSVDGSLLP; encoded by the coding sequence ATGGTCGCATATGCGAGCTATACGGCTCAGGAATTTCTCACTACGTCGGACGATGCGATTTTCGCCCGCCTGGTTCGAAGTGATGCAGTTTCTGGCTTCAGCCAATTCTCTCACAAACAAGGATGGTCGTGGGGTGAAGCCGTCCGGCTGATGAAGTCGGCTTGCGAACAGCTCATCATCGCAGATGTACGATACTCAGATGTCGGCATCGTTTTGGAATACCGCATCCCCCGCCGAGAAAAGCGGTTGGATGCTGCCTTCCTATTTCGCGAAACTATCGCAGTTGTTGAGTTTAAAGCAGGGAGCGCCACAGCGACGAGTGATGCTTTGGCTCAAGTCGCCGACTATTGCCTCGATCTGGCCTACTATCACGCGGAGAGCCAAGGGAGGAAGATCGTTCCCATCGTGTGCTCGACGGAGGCGCAGTCCAGTCAGGTGGTGCCTACATCCGATTCGACGTTGATCGAGGATACGCAGTGCGTCGGTGAGGCGGATTTCGCGGCACTGTTGACCCGCATCGCGGACAGCGACAGGAAGGGGACTTCTGATAATATTTCGCACGTGCGGTGGTGCGCGAGTTCCTATCGACCGATTCCTGGAGTCATTGAAACCACGGTGAGCTTGTTCAACAAGCACGGCTCGGACGACATCAACGCCGCGCTGGCCGACCGCGATACGATCGATCGCTCTATGAGGGCGATCGAGGGTATCGCGCGAGAGTCTCGCGAGCGGAGCCAAAAGACTTTGTGCCTTCTCACGGGCGTTCCCGGCGCGGGCAAGACGCTAACCGGACTTCGTATCGCGCACAGTCCGGAATTTCTGCAAGCCGGCTGGCGGAGCGTCTTCCTGTCGGGAAACGGTCCACTGTTGAAGGTCCTGAAAGCTGCTTTGGCGGCAGACTATAAGGATCATCAGGGCTGCACCAAAGCTATCGCGCAGCGACATGCCGAATCATTGCTCCATAGCGTGCATGCGTACCTTGCCGAAGCCCAAAAGACCGAATCGCCGCCGTCAGAGAGCGTTGTGATTTTTGATGAAGCGCAGCGCGCCTGGGATGCAGCCAAGATGCAGAAGATGGCGGCGCGACAGCGTAGCTTTGGTGCCGTGTCTGAATTGTCTCCACCCGTTACGGCAACTTCGGAACCGGCTCAGATCCTGGAAGTAATGAACCGCCATGCAGGGGGCGTCATGGTCGTGGCCCTCTGCGGAAGCGGGCAGGAGATCCATGATGGGGAAGCTGGTGTTGGAGAATGGATCGCCGCTCGAAATCAGTCCTACGCCGATTGGCGGCTCATCTGTAGCCCTTCTGCAATAGAGCGAGCGGGTGTGGACGCCGCGGGCGTGAATGCCGAGGTGTGGCCAAGTATGCATCTGACCAGCTCAATCCGCAGTCATCGTGCGTCTGAGCATGCTGATTGGGTGGATGCTGTACTGACGGGACGTCCCAAAGATGCCCGCCAACACATAGATCACACCGGCTTTCCGATAGCCCTCGTCAGGCGCCTCGATGATGCCAGAGCGTGGCTACGCAAGACGACCCTCGGCTCCAGGCGTTTCGGCTTGGTCGCGAGTTCGGGCTGTTCTCGCTTGAGACCATATGGGGTCGAAGTTGCGGCGGGGTTCAGGAAGGAATTGGACTACGCTGAATGGTTCACCGCGCCGCGAGGTGATTTGCGATCGTCGTTCGCATTGGAGACTGCGGCAACGGAATTCGAGTGCCAGGGCCTCGAGCTGGACAGGGTAGCCGTTTGCTGGGGGTGGGACCTGACCCTATGCGAGGGTGAACTCTTGCCGCGGACGTTCCGCGGCACCAACTGGACCAACGTGAGGCGGCCGAGGGAGCGTGAGTACACGATCAACAAGTATCGTGTTCTTCTGACCAGGGCACGTGAGGGAATGGTGATTTGGGTGCCTCTAGGAGACGAGGCGGACCCGACCAGATCGCCGTTGGAGATGGACCGGCTAGCTGATTACCTGGTCGATTGCGGGGCGCAGCCCATTCGGCACTCGGTCGACGGCTCACTTCTTCCATAA